Within Flagellimonas maritima, the genomic segment AATAAAATATCCCATCATACAGGGCGGAATGGTTTGGACCAGTGGATGGCGATTGGCATCTGCGGTTTCAAATGCAGGTGGATTGGGCTTGCTGGGAGCGGGCAGTATGTATCCTAATGTGTTGAAAGAGCATATTGAAAAGTGTCAAAAGGCAACCGACAGACCTTTTGGTGTAAACGTTCCCATGTTGTATCCCAATATTGAGGAGTTAATGGAAATCATCTTAAAAAGAGGAGTTAAGATAGTTTTTACATCGGCGGGTAATCCAAAAACCTGGACCAATTATTTGCAAGGCCACGGAATTACGGTCGCACATGTGGTGAGCAGTGTAAAATTTGCACTAAAAGCCGAAGATGCAGGAGTGGATGCGGTAGTTGCCGAAGGGTTTGAAGCTGGAGGTCACAACGGAAGGGACGAAACCACAACCATGGTCCTGATTCCATCGGTTAAAGAGAGGATACAGATTCCATTGATGGCCGCAGGCGGAATCGCGACCGGTCGTGCCATGCTGGCCGCTATGGTCTTAGGAGCTGACGGTGTTCAGGTGGGAAGTCGTTTTGCTGCCAGCATTGAAGGTTCATCGCATAATCTGTTCAAGGAACAGATTGTAAACGCAAAGGAAGGAGATACACATTTGACCTTAAAGGAACTTGCACCTGTGCGTTTGCTCAAGAATAAATTCTATAACGATATACAGGAAGCTTATTCAAAAGGAGCTTCAACCGAGGATTTAAAAAACCTATTGGGAAGGGCAAGGGCGAAACGGGGTATGTTCGAGGGCGATATGGTCGAAGGAGAACTGGAAATTGGACAAGTTTCAGGTTTGATTCACGAGATCAAGCCAGCTTCAGAAATTGTCGATGATTTGATTTTGGAATTCAATAAGGCCAAAGAAGAAATCAGGAATTTATAACCTTACTTTCTTTATTTTTATAGTGCCATGAAACAGCTGATAACCGTAGTTGTACTATTTCTTATGTCCATTAATTCGTATGGTCAGATAGAACGTGATAAGGCGCTTCATTTTTTAGGTGGCAATCTATTTGGTCTTGCCGGTGCCGGTATCGCTAAAAATGCTTCTGATGGTGACAGAGTATGGACCTTTGTTGGAGCAGTTGCGGGAAGTACACTTATTGGTATTGCCAAAGAAGCTGTTGATGCAGGCCAGAGAACGAATGGATGGGACAATGATGATTTGGCGGCAACCATTCTCGGTGGAATAACCGTAGGAGTGGCCATAGAAATTTTTTCAAAGAAAAGGAATAAAAAAATTAGGGGAAATTATGCCAACAAGGATTTGAAAATAGATGATTTACGAGGTGCCATAAAATATGAATCTTCCTTTACTACAAATGAAAAATTACCTAGTTTAAGTTCATTTGGTCTATCTACAACATTTTTAAGAAGTGGTTTTGTTCAATTAAAAGAACAGTAATCACAGTAGT encodes:
- a CDS encoding NAD(P)H-dependent flavin oxidoreductase; translated protein: MDQNKITQLFGIKYPIIQGGMVWTSGWRLASAVSNAGGLGLLGAGSMYPNVLKEHIEKCQKATDRPFGVNVPMLYPNIEELMEIILKRGVKIVFTSAGNPKTWTNYLQGHGITVAHVVSSVKFALKAEDAGVDAVVAEGFEAGGHNGRDETTTMVLIPSVKERIQIPLMAAGGIATGRAMLAAMVLGADGVQVGSRFAASIEGSSHNLFKEQIVNAKEGDTHLTLKELAPVRLLKNKFYNDIQEAYSKGASTEDLKNLLGRARAKRGMFEGDMVEGELEIGQVSGLIHEIKPASEIVDDLILEFNKAKEEIRNL